The Uranotaenia lowii strain MFRU-FL unplaced genomic scaffold, ASM2978415v1 HiC_scaffold_525, whole genome shotgun sequence nucleotide sequence gaaGTCATGCTCTTTATGTAAAAATACTTctagtttttaaatcataaatggataaaagaagattagaaaaaaaattacaggaaaCAAGATTACCacaaaagttttgtcagaaattttttttttaaaaagcgggacggcaggacttttttttttaaaaaaaaaaagcgggacatgttaAACTTATTAAAGTTAACTTAAAGCTCCTCATTACAATAAAGTCATCAAAACATACATTTTCAAACAGACCACATCTTTATTGGTATTTtagtaaactgagttaacaatcTTTAATTGATGTTTATTGTTCTACAACTCTTAGTATATGATAAACCGGTTAGACAAAAATCATGGGCTATCATGAATTCCAGTAGTCTTCTTATTATCTttacataaatattaaaaaaaaaccaactaggttctcaagtgacgaaaatattataatttttgagctcttgaaaataagctttgatgATCTTatggcgattttttttcattaacatttcatacatcaagttgatattgaccaaattttgaccgtatcaccctttacaactcaccgtttagtgcaaaatgcatcgatcatgaatggtaaccGAGTAAGAATtcgcctcgaccaggaatcgaacaaAAGTCTTCTGATTACCTAGCCGAtacctaaccaataggccaaatcgtcagatgaaacaagttaaTCTGTGTAACTTATCAAGTTAAATTCGCTGCTCATCATGCTTCGATTTATAAAGCCTATACTGCCCCAGAGGGTGTGTGGGTGTTGGtgtgaaaatgcatttttaaacgttttcatctacttttcaagtttcagctcgttaggaaatagacttttttagagTCTCAACACGAAACAATAAAGTTACTTCTTAAGGTGGCCGTTATGCCCTACAGGTCATTGGATGATAACGCGAATTTTTGGTTCGTTGAGCTGTGCACTGAAGTTGTTCAAATGAGTTGAGCCTTAGCCTGAAGTTTTCCAGTGCGTTGGTACATTAACCATTTTAGCTTATAAGGTTTTGATCTTGGATATTTTAATCTGACAAAaactatttgataaattttccagaaatataagaaaaacttaattgattttgctcaagaGAATggaacagataaaaaaaaactatcaaactaTCATGCAAGTAGTTGACAGTTGGTGACTAAAACCTGCaagttaatcaattttaaatcaacaagGTAATTCAATAAGCTCAATTATAAACAATTTCATCATGCTAATACAATATTTCGGGCAATATAAATTTAGAAACATTCATATCTAATCTCCAAACGAATTCGACAGTATTGATCATATGAGCGCCGTATGACTCACtcaacgacaaaaaaaaagcttatctCACCGaatgatttcattgaaaagagGCAAACAATTCGTTTCGGTTCGGCTAGCACGCGCACCAGTCGTAAAGGTGTTTTCTAGCCGGGAGGTCATCAACTGATTCCGAAATGATAGTTTATCTTATTCTGCTGGCGGTCGCTCTCGGATTCTTCTGGTTCCGAGGTAAATATTCCTATTGGAAGGAACGCAATGTTCCGTTCGTGGAGCCCAGCTTCCCGTTCGGAAGTTTGAAAGGTATGAACAAACGACATCTGGCCATGCTTGCCCAAGATTTGTACAACGAACTTAAAGATTCTGGAAAGAAATTTGGTGGAATTTGGTTTTTCGTGAACCCGGTTGCACTTATTTTGGATCTGGACTTCGCCAAGGATGTGTTCGTGAAAGACTTTCAGTACTTCCATGATCGAGGTTTGTACAGCAACGAGAAGGCCGATCCCATTTCGGCCCATTTGGTGACATTGGAGGGATCCAAGTGGAAAAACATGAGATCTAAACTGACGCCGACTTTCACATCCGGAAAGATGAAAATGATGTTTCCAACATTGGTTCGAGTATCAGATGAATTCATCGAGTGTTTGGAATGTGAGGCTGCCAAAGGTGTTGAAGTGGAGATGAAAGACTTTTTGGCGAGGTTCACCACCGATATCATCGGAAATTGTGCCTTTGGACTGGAGTGTAATAGCCTTAAAAATCCGGACGCCGATTTCAGGATCATGGGAAGAAAAGCCTTGTCAATGACACCGATGATATTTCTTAGAAGGATGATGGCCATAACGTTCAAAGGTCTCGCCAGAAAATTGAACGTAAGAACTACTGACCCTGAAGttgcacaatttttcatcaaagctGTAGAGGACACGATCGATTATCGAGAAAAGAATAACATACAACGAAATGACTTTATGGATTTGATGATcaagttgaaaaattctgaaCCTCTTGAGGACGCCAACTCCAGTCAGCTAGGACCGATCACCATTAACGAGATCGTCGCCCAgtcatttgtgttttttgtagGAGGATTTGAAACATCCGCAACTACGATGAGCTATTGTTTGTATGAGCTAGCTCGTAATCAGGAAGTACAATCTAGGGCGAGGGAAAACGTTTTGCAAATTCTGCAAAAACATGGATCCCTGACGTACGAAGCTGTTCACGAGATGCGATACATTGAAAATTGTATCAatggtgagaaaattttttgtttaaaaatctcCACCTCAGATTTTACCCATTAATTCTCCATTTCAGAATCTCTTCGGATGTACCCTCCACTGCCGAATCTTTTGCGAGAAACCACCAAAGACTACCATGTCCCGGAAATGAACGTCACCCTCCAGAAAAACTACCAGGTCCTCCTCCCGGTCTACGCGATTCATCATGATCCCCGGTACCATCCGGATCCGGAAACTTTCAACCCGGATCGTTTTAATCCCGATCAATCGGCCAACCGACATCCGATGGCATTCGTTCCGTTTGGGGAAGGTCCCCGGAATTGTATCGGGCTGCGGTTCGGTATGATGCAGGCACGAGTTGGGCTCGCGGTGCTGCTCAAAAACTTCCGGTTCCGGCTGTCCCCCAAAACGCCGGTTCCACTGAAGATTGTGGCCAACAGTTCGGTGCTCACCTCCGAAGGCGGCCTCTGGTTGCATATTGAGCGATTGTGAGGCGCTTGAATAGGTGAATTCAATCACCTTTCAAATTTAAGGTTGAtgtatttgaagaaaataaacatatctcGTTATAGTTGTATAGTTCAATtg carries:
- the LOC129760238 gene encoding cytochrome P450 6a2-like, encoding MIVYLILLAVALGFFWFRGKYSYWKERNVPFVEPSFPFGSLKGMNKRHLAMLAQDLYNELKDSGKKFGGIWFFVNPVALILDLDFAKDVFVKDFQYFHDRGLYSNEKADPISAHLVTLEGSKWKNMRSKLTPTFTSGKMKMMFPTLVRVSDEFIECLECEAAKGVEVEMKDFLARFTTDIIGNCAFGLECNSLKNPDADFRIMGRKALSMTPMIFLRRMMAITFKGLARKLNVRTTDPEVAQFFIKAVEDTIDYREKNNIQRNDFMDLMIKLKNSEPLEDANSSQLGPITINEIVAQSFVFFVGGFETSATTMSYCLYELARNQEVQSRARENVLQILQKHGSLTYEAVHEMRYIENCINESLRMYPPLPNLLRETTKDYHVPEMNVTLQKNYQVLLPVYAIHHDPRYHPDPETFNPDRFNPDQSANRHPMAFVPFGEGPRNCIGLRFGMMQARVGLAVLLKNFRFRLSPKTPVPLKIVANSSVLTSEGGLWLHIERL